The Acetomicrobium sp. S15 = DSM 107314 region GTTTGCGCAGTTGGGAATTTATTCATAGTATTTTTGAGCACAAAAAAAGACAAATCCCTTGTTATTGACATTAAGGAAGCGCAACAAACAGAAAGTACTGATTTTAGGAATTTAATGAAAGTGCTAGAAATACCCGAAGTAAATCTTGAGGACGAAGAATTTAAGTTAGCCTTAGCAATCAAACTCTTGGAAGAAGGCAAAATATCTCTGGGTAAATCGGCTGAAATAGCGGGTTTCTCTGAAAGATCCTTTGCGGAGCTC contains the following coding sequences:
- a CDS encoding UPF0175 family protein; protein product: MNKSRDRVLRISRLSVIIIVCAVGNLFIVFLSTKKDKSLVIDIKEAQQTESTDFRNLMKVLEIPEVNLEDEEFKLALAIKLLEEGKISLGKSAEIAGFSERSFAEL